A stretch of Lasioglossum baleicum unplaced genomic scaffold, iyLasBale1 scaffold0383, whole genome shotgun sequence DNA encodes these proteins:
- the LOC143220220 gene encoding uncharacterized protein LOC143220220 yields the protein MDSYRTQQQLPSPPLFSPTSVSTAAAANAARRATATLEAAREENRSLAAQIAALEAAQERAWKSEALQAGNEIVTAAPTAATPAAPTAAYLYPPAIKSFLARFPPAAPTAAPSPPARSYNAVPPPASYVTAAATTCGFPSMGKWSHLDHSAAASLPYSSSATEAELLWNKVFVDAQRRFIHLHQRAAVTAEARGRGGRGSGGRDRRDRRDREYHNRPYNFYFK from the exons ATGGACTCGTACAGAACGCAGCAGCAATTACCTTCACCGCCACTGTTTTCACCCACATCGGTGTCCACGGCAGCGGCAGCGAACGCCGCCCGACGAGCGACGGCGACCTTGGAGGCAGCACGAGAGGAAAACCGATCACTCGCGGCCCAGATAGCGGCCCTTGAGGCAGCACAAGAGAGGGCCTGGAAATCAGAGGCCCTCCAAGCGGGCAACGAAATCGTGACGGCGGCCCCGACAGCGGCCACGCCAGCGGCCCCGACAGCAGCATATTTGTATCCACCCGCGATTAAAAGCTTTCTGGCGAGATTCCCGCCAGCGGCCCCGACAGCGGCCCCGTCACCACCCGCGAGAAGTTACAATGCAGTGCCGCCACCCGCCTCTTACGTGACAGCAGCCGCGACAACGTGTGGGTTCCCATCGATGGGAAAGTGGTCCCACTTGGATCATTCAGCCGCCGCCTCTTTGCCATACTCATCGTCCGCGACAGAGGCCGAATTGCTATGG AACAAAGTATTTGTCGACGCACAGAGGAGATTCATTCACCTCCATCAACGCGCGGCAGTGACCGCCGAAGCCCGCGGACGCGGAGGCCGAGGAAGCGGAGGCCGAGACAGACGAGACAGACGAGACAGAGAGTATCACAACCGACCATATAATTTCTACTTTAAATAA
- the LOC143220221 gene encoding LOW QUALITY PROTEIN: uncharacterized protein LOC143220221 (The sequence of the model RefSeq protein was modified relative to this genomic sequence to represent the inferred CDS: inserted 2 bases in 1 codon), with translation MSSSILKKSTSRKPFKYLSPSQKRRILKDIRSNLMRYKQAKPADVGTVQDTSTTTSSFAHNLTDEPSRENSESFLNIHCQDLQDMPSTSSSSIPLCDNTARQSAGAVSFRGRLASYVVNSKLTHSQGNKMLEVLRSHPCFEKLPKDVRTLIGTPRHSAITYDVLPGKYIHFNVESKITNYXVDGCTLDKSNSIQLWPIQIRISNIENSKPIVVGIYRGKQKPMNAESYLEKFVSDMESIMSNGGIIFQGRRIPVSLRCFIGDAPARALILNHSGHNLLRPCSKCKVQGIRVQNRTIYLGTKHDPRTDEEYARALYDVHHKDGSSPLASLQMGMVTQVVFEYMHSVCIGVVRKIIRAWKCGSYTRHSRLSPREIHIIDERMKAVHAFCPSDFARRPKPITDFLNFKATEFRQFLLYTGPIVTYGVVSDAVYLHFMFLHIAIRIMVSASYVEKHLLFAKAAIESFVESCEAVYGQIFYSYNVHSILHLADDVKRYGPLDSYSVFAYEDSMSFFGIYFRKPRQPLQQFGKRFAEQERHALIASDGDSSTPPKPSMPFRTSSGEVFYRKIKFGKILLATQDRDNCCMLRDGSICIVSYIFPYGNTFRLGVKRFEVVGPFYNVDYQFPDLGKYKCATLSTEVVVASLEDVRAKCYRMPFFGTSEYVDGTLEFSEWIVSIILHTVKA, from the exons ATGTCTTCCAGTATTTTAAAAAAGTCGACATCGCGAAAACCATTTAAGTACTTAAGTCCTTCCCAAAAACGACGCATTTTAAAGGACATTAGATCCAATTTGATGCGTTATAAACAAGCGAAACCAGCTGATGTTGGCACTGTGCAGGATACATCCACCACCACCTCTTCATTCGCGCACAATTTAACTGATGAGCCTTCACGCGAAAATTCAGAATCATTTCTTAACATTCATTGTCAGGATTTACAAGACATGCCCAGCACTTCCTCTTCTTCAATTCCGTTATGCGATAACACAGCCCGGCAATCTGCTGGCGCTGTGTCATTTCGCGGTCGTTTGGCGTCTTATGTCGTAAATAGTAAATTAACACACAGTCAGGGAAATAAAATGCTAGAGGTACTACGTTCGCATCCATGTTTTGAGAAGTTACCCAAAGATGTAAGAACCCTTATCGGCACACCACGCCACAGTGCCATCACATATGACGTCCTACCGGGAAAATATATTCATTTCAATGTAGAGTCTAAAATAACAAATTA TGTAGATGGATGCACTTTAGACAAATCCAACtcaattcagctttggcccattcaaATTAGAATTAGCaatattgaaaatagcaaacccATCGTAGTAGGTATCTATAGAGGCAAACAGAAGCCTATGAACGCCGAAAGCTAccttgaaaaatttgtttccgaCATGGAATCAATCATGTCGAATGGAGGCATTATTTTTCAGGGTAGACGTATCCCAGTCTCCTTAAGATGCTTTATCGGCGATGCGCCAGCCCGAGCGTTAATCCTTAATCATTCAGGACATAATTTACTCCGACCGTGTTCCAAATGTAAAGTGCAGGGCATACGGGTACAAAATCGTACGATTTACCTTGGAACTAAACACGATCCGCGAACCGACGAAGAATACGCGAGAGCTCTTTATGATGTTCATCATAAAGACGGTTCCAGTCCCTTAGCTTCTCTACAAATGGGAATGGTAACGCAAGTTGTATTCGAATATATGCATTCAGTATGCATCGGCGTTGTGAGAAAGATCATCCGTGCCTGGAAATGTGGTTCTTATACAAGACACTCCAGACTATCTCCTAGAGAAATTCATAtcatcgacgagagaatgaaagCAGTTCACGCGTTCTGCCCATCTGATTTTGCAAGGCGCCCAAAACCGAtcactgattttttaaacttcAAAGCGACCGAATTTCGGCAATTTCTGTTGTACACTGGCCCAATTGTCACATACGGAGTAGTGTCCGATGCGGTATATTTACACTTCATGTTTCTGCACATTGCCATCAGAATAATGGTTTCAGCCTCCTATGTAGAGAAACATTTATTGTTTGCAAAAGCAGCAATAGAAAGCTTTGTTGAGTCTTGCGAAGCCGTCTACGGTCAAATATTCTATTCGTATAATGTCCATAGTATTCTGCATTTGGCGGATGACGTAAAACGATACGGCCCCTTGGATTCATATTCAGTTTTCGCGTACGAAGACAGCATGTCTTTTTTCGGGATATATTTCAGAAAGCCGCGGCAACCTCTGCAACAGTTCGGCAAAAGATTTGCTGAACAAGAACGTCATGCTCTCATAGCGAGTGATGGTGATTCATCCACCCCTCCGAAACCTTCTATGCCATTCCGCACTAGCAGTGGCGAGGTTTTTTACCGTAAAATTAAATTTGGCAAGATATTATTAGCAACACAAGATCGCGACAATTGCTGTATGTTACGCGACGGTTCGATTTGCATTGTTTCGTATATTTTCCCCTATGGAAATACTTTTAGATTAGGCGTAAAACGGTTTGAGGTCGTAGGTCCGTTTTATAATGTTGATTATCAGTTCCCCGATTTAGGAAAGTATAAATGTGCTACTTTGAGCACTGAAGTAGTTGTTGCCAGCCTGGAAGACGTTAGGGCAAAATGCTACCGAATGCCATTTTTCGGCACAAGTGAATACGTGGATGGCACATTGGAATTCTCCGAATGGATTGTCTCAATAATTTTACACACTGTAAAAGcataa